In the Larus michahellis chromosome 6, bLarMic1.1, whole genome shotgun sequence genome, one interval contains:
- the JAKMIP3 gene encoding janus kinase and microtubule-interacting protein 3 isoform X1 translates to MSKKGTSSRARGEKPDALAALQAANEELRAKLTDIQIELQQEKSKVSKLEREKNQEVKQIKEHEQHKSTVVVTELKVKLHEEKMKELQAVREALLRQHEAELLRVIKIKDNEIQRLQTLLNAVRDGAPDKVKTVLLTEAKEEAKKGFEVEKIKMQQEISELKGAKKQVEEALTMVIQADKIKAAEIRSVYHLHQEEINRIKRECEREIRRLMEEIKFKDRAVYVLERELGVQAGHAQRLQLQKEALDEQLSQIKEADRHLSSPKRELPYASGAGDASDHSGSPEQQLDEKDARRFQLKIAELSAIIRKLEDRNALLSEERNELLKRLREAESQYKPILDKNKRLSRKNEELSHALRRMENKLKFVTQENIAMRQRAGTIRRPSSLNDLDHSQEEREVDFLRLQVIEQQNIIDELSKTLETAGYVKSVMERDKLLRYRKQRKKMTRIPKKPVVETFFGYDEEASLESDGSSISYQTDRTDQTPCTPEDDLEEGMAKEETELRFRQLTMEYQALQRAYALLQEQVGGTLDAEREVKTREQLQAEIHRSQAQIEDLEKALAEQGQDMKWIEEKQALYRRNQELVEKIKQMEAEEARLKHDVQDVKDQNELLEFRILELEERERRSPAINFHHGPFTEGKSPLQVYCEAEGVTDIVVAELMKKLDILGDNAVSNLSNEEQVVVIQARTVLTLAEKWLQQIEVTESALQQKMLDLENEKELFSKQKGYLDDELDFRKQSLDQAHKQILELEAMLYDALQQEAGAKISELLSEEEKEKLKSAVEQWKRQVMSELRERDAQILRERMELIQHAQQRIKELEERIEGQKRQIKELEEKLSFFGHSPSGHTQKPTEGARIASTVTDRKTALITETQKETLPFQKLQISLTFCYRRWKVQSFSSFQTEAELGDVEVSAQVAPAPLAPLTEHFEKLELS, encoded by the exons ATGTCCAAGAAGGGCACCAGCAGCCGAGCTCGGGGGGAGAAGCCGGATGCCTTGGCCGCCTTGCAGGCTGCCAATGAAGAGCTCAGGGCCAAGCTCACCGACATCCAGATAGAGCTCCAGCAAGAAAAGAGTAAG GTCAGCAagttggaaagagagaaaaatcaggaagTTAAGCAGATCAAAGAGCACGAACAGCATAAAAGTACAGTGGTGGTAACAGAGCTCAAAGTCAAACTtcatgaagagaaaatgaaggagCTGCAAGCTGTTCGAGAAGCGCTTTTGAGACAGCACGAAGCTGAACTACTTagagtaataaaaattaaagataatgAAATCCAGAGACTACAGACCCTTCTCAATGCTGTACGCGATGGGGCTCCTGACAAGGTGAAAAcggtgctgctcacagaggcGAAGGAGGAGGCCAAGAAAGGGTTTGAagttgagaaaataaaaatgcagcaagaaaTTTCAGAGCTGAAGGGGGCTAAGAAACAAGTGGAAGAAGCTTTAACTATGGTCATCCAAGCTGACAAAATCAAAGCAGCCGAGATAAGGAGCGTGTATCACCTGCATCAAGAGGAAATCAACAGAATTAAGAGGGAGTGTGAGAGAGAAATTCGTAGACTG ATGGAGGAGATTAAATTTAAAGACAGAGCAGTCTACGTGCTGGAGAGAGAGTTAGGGGTTCAAGCCGGGCATGCTCAGAGACTGCAGCTCCAAAAGGAGGCTTTAGATGAACAACTTTCCCAGATCAAAGAGGCCGATCGGCATCTGAGCAGCCCCAAGCGGGAACTTCCTTATGCAAGTGGTGCAGGAGACGCTTCAGATCATTCGGGAAGCCCC GAACAGCAGTTGGATGAAAAGGATGCCCGGCGTTTCCAACTCAAAATTGCTGAGCTGAGTGCCATCATCAGGAAGCTGGAGGACCGGAACGCGCTGCTGTCGGAGGAGAGGAACGAGCTG ttaaagcGTCTTAGAGAAGCTGAAAGTCAGTATAAGCCCATTTTGGACAAAAATAAACGCCTTAGTAGGAAGAATGAAGAATTGTCACATGCCTTACGTcgaatggaaaataaattaaaatttgtaaCTCAAGAAAATATAGCAATG AGGCAAAGAGCTGGAACAATAAGGAGACCGAGCTCTTTAAATGACCTTGACCACagccaggaagaaagagaagttgATTTCCTGAGACTACAAGTTATTGAACAGCAAAATATCATCGATGAACTCTCCAAG ACCCTGGAAACTGCTGGCTACGTGAAGAGCGTCATG GAACGTGATAAGCTGTTGAGGTataggaagcaaaggaaaaaaatgacaagaattcctaag AAGCCGGTTGTGGAGACGTTTTTTGGCTACGATGAAGAAGCTTCCTTGGAGTCTGACGGTTCCTCCATCTCGTATCAAACTGACCGGACAGATCAAACCCCTTGCACTCCTGAAGATGACTTGGAAGAG GGCATGGCCAAGGAAGAGACAGAGCTGCGGTTTCGGCAGCTGACGATGGAGTACCAGGCTCTGCAACGAGCGTACGCCCTATTGCAAGAACAGGTCGGAGGAACATTGGATGCAGAACGAGAAGTTAAG ACACGTGAGCAGCTCCAAGCGGAAATCCACCGATCCCAGGCGCAGATAGAAGACCTGGAGAAGGCTCTTGCTGAGCAGGGGCAG gacATGAAGTGGATTGAGGAGAAGCAAGCGTTGTACAGAAGAAATCAAGAACTGGTAGAAAAG ATAAAACAAATGGAAGCCGAGGAAGCTCGCTTGAAACATGATGTCCAGGACGTTAAGGATCAAAATGAGCTcctggagttcaggatcctggaGCTTGAA GAGAGAGAAAGACGATCGCCTGCCATCAATTTCCATCACGGTccttttacagaggggaaaagccCTCTCCAGGTCTACTGCGAGGCAGAAGGTGTAACG GACATAGTAGTAGCAGAGCTGATGAAAAAATTGGACATTTTAGGGGATAACGCCGTAAGT AATCTGAGCAACGAAGAGCAAGTAGTTGTCATACAAGCAAGGACAGTTCTCACGCTGGCTGAAAAG TGGCTACAGCAGATAGAGGTGACGGAGTCTGCGCTGCAGCAGAAGATGCTGGATCTTGAGAATGAAAAG GAGCTGTTCAGCAAGCAGAAGGGCTACCTGGATGATGAGCTCGACTTCAGGAAACAGTCCTTGGACCAAGCTCACAAG CAAATTCTGGAATTAGAAGCCATGCTCTATGATGCCCTGCAGCAAGAAGCTGGAGCCAAAATTTCCGAACTTctttcagaagaggagaaagagaaactgaagagcGCCGTAGAGCAATGGAAGCGGCAGGTGATGAGTGAGCTCCGGGAGAGGGACGCCCAAATCCTGCGAGAAAGGATGGAGCTCATCCAACACGCACAGCAG AGAATTAAAGAGCTAGAAGAAAGAATTGAAGgccaaaaaagacaaataaaagagtTAGAGGAAAAG ctttcATTCTTTGGTCATAGTCCTTCAGGCCACACACAAAAG ccAACGGAGGGAGCTAGAATTGCTTCTACTGTCACTGACAGGAAGACAGCACTGATTACCGAGACACAAAAAGAGACATTGCCATTTCAAAAACTCCAAATATCTCTCACATTTTGCTACCGGCGATGGAAGGTGcaatctttctcctcctttcagaCTGAAGCTGAACTAGGGGACGTGGAAGTCTCTGCACAGGTGGCGCCTGCACCACTGGCCCCTCTGACCGAGCATTTTGAAAAGCTAGAACTAAGCTGA
- the JAKMIP3 gene encoding janus kinase and microtubule-interacting protein 3 isoform X17 encodes MSKKGTSSRARGEKPDALAALQAANEELRAKLTDIQIELQQEKSKVSKLEREKNQEVKQIKEHEQHKSTVVVTELKVKLHEEKMKELQAVREALLRQHEAELLRVIKIKDNEIQRLQTLLNAVRDGAPDKVKTVLLTEAKEEAKKGFEVEKIKMQQEISELKGAKKQVEEALTMVIQADKIKAAEIRSVYHLHQEEINRIKRECEREIRRLMEEIKFKDRAVYVLERELGVQAGHAQRLQLQKEALDEQLSQIKEADRHLSSPKRELPYASGAGDASDHSGSPLDEKDARRFQLKIAELSAIIRKLEDRNALLSEERNELLKRLREAESQYKPILDKNKRLSRKNEELSHALRRMENKLKFVTQENIAMRQRAGTIRRPSSLNDLDHSQEEREVDFLRLQVIEQQNIIDELSKTLETAGYVKSVMERDKLLRYRKQRKKMTRIPKKPVVETFFGYDEEASLESDGSSISYQTDRTDQTPCTPEDDLEEGMAKEETELRFRQLTMEYQALQRAYALLQEQVGGTLDAEREVKTREQLQAEIHRSQAQIEDLEKALAEQGQDMKWIEEKQALYRRNQELVEKIKQMEAEEARLKHDVQDVKDQNELLEFRILELEERERRSPAINFHHGPFTEGKSPLQVYCEAEGVTDIVVAELMKKLDILGDNANLSNEEQVVVIQARTVLTLAEKWLQQIEVTESALQQKMLDLENEKELFSKQKGYLDDELDFRKQSLDQAHKQILELEAMLYDALQQEAGAKISELLSEEEKEKLKSAVEQWKRQVMSELRERDAQILRERMELIQHAQQRIKELEERIEGQKRQIKELEEKFLFLFLFFSLAFILWS; translated from the exons ATGTCCAAGAAGGGCACCAGCAGCCGAGCTCGGGGGGAGAAGCCGGATGCCTTGGCCGCCTTGCAGGCTGCCAATGAAGAGCTCAGGGCCAAGCTCACCGACATCCAGATAGAGCTCCAGCAAGAAAAGAGTAAG GTCAGCAagttggaaagagagaaaaatcaggaagTTAAGCAGATCAAAGAGCACGAACAGCATAAAAGTACAGTGGTGGTAACAGAGCTCAAAGTCAAACTtcatgaagagaaaatgaaggagCTGCAAGCTGTTCGAGAAGCGCTTTTGAGACAGCACGAAGCTGAACTACTTagagtaataaaaattaaagataatgAAATCCAGAGACTACAGACCCTTCTCAATGCTGTACGCGATGGGGCTCCTGACAAGGTGAAAAcggtgctgctcacagaggcGAAGGAGGAGGCCAAGAAAGGGTTTGAagttgagaaaataaaaatgcagcaagaaaTTTCAGAGCTGAAGGGGGCTAAGAAACAAGTGGAAGAAGCTTTAACTATGGTCATCCAAGCTGACAAAATCAAAGCAGCCGAGATAAGGAGCGTGTATCACCTGCATCAAGAGGAAATCAACAGAATTAAGAGGGAGTGTGAGAGAGAAATTCGTAGACTG ATGGAGGAGATTAAATTTAAAGACAGAGCAGTCTACGTGCTGGAGAGAGAGTTAGGGGTTCAAGCCGGGCATGCTCAGAGACTGCAGCTCCAAAAGGAGGCTTTAGATGAACAACTTTCCCAGATCAAAGAGGCCGATCGGCATCTGAGCAGCCCCAAGCGGGAACTTCCTTATGCAAGTGGTGCAGGAGACGCTTCAGATCATTCGGGAAGCCCC TTGGATGAAAAGGATGCCCGGCGTTTCCAACTCAAAATTGCTGAGCTGAGTGCCATCATCAGGAAGCTGGAGGACCGGAACGCGCTGCTGTCGGAGGAGAGGAACGAGCTG ttaaagcGTCTTAGAGAAGCTGAAAGTCAGTATAAGCCCATTTTGGACAAAAATAAACGCCTTAGTAGGAAGAATGAAGAATTGTCACATGCCTTACGTcgaatggaaaataaattaaaatttgtaaCTCAAGAAAATATAGCAATG AGGCAAAGAGCTGGAACAATAAGGAGACCGAGCTCTTTAAATGACCTTGACCACagccaggaagaaagagaagttgATTTCCTGAGACTACAAGTTATTGAACAGCAAAATATCATCGATGAACTCTCCAAG ACCCTGGAAACTGCTGGCTACGTGAAGAGCGTCATG GAACGTGATAAGCTGTTGAGGTataggaagcaaaggaaaaaaatgacaagaattcctaag AAGCCGGTTGTGGAGACGTTTTTTGGCTACGATGAAGAAGCTTCCTTGGAGTCTGACGGTTCCTCCATCTCGTATCAAACTGACCGGACAGATCAAACCCCTTGCACTCCTGAAGATGACTTGGAAGAG GGCATGGCCAAGGAAGAGACAGAGCTGCGGTTTCGGCAGCTGACGATGGAGTACCAGGCTCTGCAACGAGCGTACGCCCTATTGCAAGAACAGGTCGGAGGAACATTGGATGCAGAACGAGAAGTTAAG ACACGTGAGCAGCTCCAAGCGGAAATCCACCGATCCCAGGCGCAGATAGAAGACCTGGAGAAGGCTCTTGCTGAGCAGGGGCAG gacATGAAGTGGATTGAGGAGAAGCAAGCGTTGTACAGAAGAAATCAAGAACTGGTAGAAAAG ATAAAACAAATGGAAGCCGAGGAAGCTCGCTTGAAACATGATGTCCAGGACGTTAAGGATCAAAATGAGCTcctggagttcaggatcctggaGCTTGAA GAGAGAGAAAGACGATCGCCTGCCATCAATTTCCATCACGGTccttttacagaggggaaaagccCTCTCCAGGTCTACTGCGAGGCAGAAGGTGTAACG GACATAGTAGTAGCAGAGCTGATGAAAAAATTGGACATTTTAGGGGATAACGCC AATCTGAGCAACGAAGAGCAAGTAGTTGTCATACAAGCAAGGACAGTTCTCACGCTGGCTGAAAAG TGGCTACAGCAGATAGAGGTGACGGAGTCTGCGCTGCAGCAGAAGATGCTGGATCTTGAGAATGAAAAG GAGCTGTTCAGCAAGCAGAAGGGCTACCTGGATGATGAGCTCGACTTCAGGAAACAGTCCTTGGACCAAGCTCACAAG CAAATTCTGGAATTAGAAGCCATGCTCTATGATGCCCTGCAGCAAGAAGCTGGAGCCAAAATTTCCGAACTTctttcagaagaggagaaagagaaactgaagagcGCCGTAGAGCAATGGAAGCGGCAGGTGATGAGTGAGCTCCGGGAGAGGGACGCCCAAATCCTGCGAGAAAGGATGGAGCTCATCCAACACGCACAGCAG AGAATTAAAGAGCTAGAAGAAAGAATTGAAGgccaaaaaagacaaataaaagagtTAGAGGAAAAG tttttatttttgtttttatttttctctttagctttcATTCTTTGGTCATAG
- the JAKMIP3 gene encoding janus kinase and microtubule-interacting protein 3 isoform X23, whose amino-acid sequence MSKKGTSSRARGEKPDALAALQAANEELRAKLTDIQIELQQEKSKVSKLEREKNQEVKQIKEHEQHKSTVVVTELKVKLHEEKMKELQAVREALLRQHEAELLRVIKIKDNEIQRLQTLLNAVRDGAPDKVKTVLLTEAKEEAKKGFEVEKIKMQQEISELKGAKKQVEEALTMVIQADKIKAAEIRSVYHLHQEEINRIKRECEREIRRLLDEKDARRFQLKIAELSAIIRKLEDRNALLSEERNELLKRLREAESQYKPILDKNKRLSRKNEELSHALRRMENKLKFVTQENIAMRQRAGTIRRPSSLNDLDHSQEEREVDFLRLQVIEQQNIIDELSKTLETAGYVKSVMERDKLLRYRKQRKKMTRIPKKPVVETFFGYDEEASLESDGSSISYQTDRTDQTPCTPEDDLEEGMAKEETELRFRQLTMEYQALQRAYALLQEQVGGTLDAEREVKTREQLQAEIHRSQAQIEDLEKALAEQGQDMKWIEEKQALYRRNQELVEKIKQMEAEEARLKHDVQDVKDQNELLEFRILELEERERRSPAINFHHGPFTEGKSPLQVYCEAEGVTDIVVAELMKKLDILGDNAVSNLSNEEQVVVIQARTVLTLAEKWLQQIEVTESALQQKMLDLENEKELFSKQKGYLDDELDFRKQSLDQAHKQILELEAMLYDALQQEAGAKISELLSEEEKEKLKSAVEQWKRQVMSELRERDAQILRERMELIQHAQQRIKELEERIEGQKRQIKELEEKFLFLFLFFSLAFILWS is encoded by the exons ATGTCCAAGAAGGGCACCAGCAGCCGAGCTCGGGGGGAGAAGCCGGATGCCTTGGCCGCCTTGCAGGCTGCCAATGAAGAGCTCAGGGCCAAGCTCACCGACATCCAGATAGAGCTCCAGCAAGAAAAGAGTAAG GTCAGCAagttggaaagagagaaaaatcaggaagTTAAGCAGATCAAAGAGCACGAACAGCATAAAAGTACAGTGGTGGTAACAGAGCTCAAAGTCAAACTtcatgaagagaaaatgaaggagCTGCAAGCTGTTCGAGAAGCGCTTTTGAGACAGCACGAAGCTGAACTACTTagagtaataaaaattaaagataatgAAATCCAGAGACTACAGACCCTTCTCAATGCTGTACGCGATGGGGCTCCTGACAAGGTGAAAAcggtgctgctcacagaggcGAAGGAGGAGGCCAAGAAAGGGTTTGAagttgagaaaataaaaatgcagcaagaaaTTTCAGAGCTGAAGGGGGCTAAGAAACAAGTGGAAGAAGCTTTAACTATGGTCATCCAAGCTGACAAAATCAAAGCAGCCGAGATAAGGAGCGTGTATCACCTGCATCAAGAGGAAATCAACAGAATTAAGAGGGAGTGTGAGAGAGAAATTCGTAGACTG TTGGATGAAAAGGATGCCCGGCGTTTCCAACTCAAAATTGCTGAGCTGAGTGCCATCATCAGGAAGCTGGAGGACCGGAACGCGCTGCTGTCGGAGGAGAGGAACGAGCTG ttaaagcGTCTTAGAGAAGCTGAAAGTCAGTATAAGCCCATTTTGGACAAAAATAAACGCCTTAGTAGGAAGAATGAAGAATTGTCACATGCCTTACGTcgaatggaaaataaattaaaatttgtaaCTCAAGAAAATATAGCAATG AGGCAAAGAGCTGGAACAATAAGGAGACCGAGCTCTTTAAATGACCTTGACCACagccaggaagaaagagaagttgATTTCCTGAGACTACAAGTTATTGAACAGCAAAATATCATCGATGAACTCTCCAAG ACCCTGGAAACTGCTGGCTACGTGAAGAGCGTCATG GAACGTGATAAGCTGTTGAGGTataggaagcaaaggaaaaaaatgacaagaattcctaag AAGCCGGTTGTGGAGACGTTTTTTGGCTACGATGAAGAAGCTTCCTTGGAGTCTGACGGTTCCTCCATCTCGTATCAAACTGACCGGACAGATCAAACCCCTTGCACTCCTGAAGATGACTTGGAAGAG GGCATGGCCAAGGAAGAGACAGAGCTGCGGTTTCGGCAGCTGACGATGGAGTACCAGGCTCTGCAACGAGCGTACGCCCTATTGCAAGAACAGGTCGGAGGAACATTGGATGCAGAACGAGAAGTTAAG ACACGTGAGCAGCTCCAAGCGGAAATCCACCGATCCCAGGCGCAGATAGAAGACCTGGAGAAGGCTCTTGCTGAGCAGGGGCAG gacATGAAGTGGATTGAGGAGAAGCAAGCGTTGTACAGAAGAAATCAAGAACTGGTAGAAAAG ATAAAACAAATGGAAGCCGAGGAAGCTCGCTTGAAACATGATGTCCAGGACGTTAAGGATCAAAATGAGCTcctggagttcaggatcctggaGCTTGAA GAGAGAGAAAGACGATCGCCTGCCATCAATTTCCATCACGGTccttttacagaggggaaaagccCTCTCCAGGTCTACTGCGAGGCAGAAGGTGTAACG GACATAGTAGTAGCAGAGCTGATGAAAAAATTGGACATTTTAGGGGATAACGCCGTAAGT AATCTGAGCAACGAAGAGCAAGTAGTTGTCATACAAGCAAGGACAGTTCTCACGCTGGCTGAAAAG TGGCTACAGCAGATAGAGGTGACGGAGTCTGCGCTGCAGCAGAAGATGCTGGATCTTGAGAATGAAAAG GAGCTGTTCAGCAAGCAGAAGGGCTACCTGGATGATGAGCTCGACTTCAGGAAACAGTCCTTGGACCAAGCTCACAAG CAAATTCTGGAATTAGAAGCCATGCTCTATGATGCCCTGCAGCAAGAAGCTGGAGCCAAAATTTCCGAACTTctttcagaagaggagaaagagaaactgaagagcGCCGTAGAGCAATGGAAGCGGCAGGTGATGAGTGAGCTCCGGGAGAGGGACGCCCAAATCCTGCGAGAAAGGATGGAGCTCATCCAACACGCACAGCAG AGAATTAAAGAGCTAGAAGAAAGAATTGAAGgccaaaaaagacaaataaaagagtTAGAGGAAAAG tttttatttttgtttttatttttctctttagctttcATTCTTTGGTCATAG
- the JAKMIP3 gene encoding janus kinase and microtubule-interacting protein 3 isoform X6, which translates to MSKKGTSSRARGEKPDALAALQAANEELRAKLTDIQIELQQEKSKVSKLEREKNQEVKQIKEHEQHKSTVVVTELKVKLHEEKMKELQAVREALLRQHEAELLRVIKIKDNEIQRLQTLLNAVRDGAPDKVKTVLLTEAKEEAKKGFEVEKIKMQQEISELKGAKKQVEEALTMVIQADKIKAAEIRSVYHLHQEEINRIKRECEREIRRLMEEIKFKDRAVYVLERELGVQAGHAQRLQLQKEALDEQLSQIKEADRHLSSPKRELPYASGAGDASDHSGSPLDEKDARRFQLKIAELSAIIRKLEDRNALLSEERNELLKRLREAESQYKPILDKNKRLSRKNEELSHALRRMENKLKFVTQENIAMRQRAGTIRRPSSLNDLDHSQEEREVDFLRLQVIEQQNIIDELSKTLETAGYVKSVMERDKLLRYRKQRKKMTRIPKKPVVETFFGYDEEASLESDGSSISYQTDRTDQTPCTPEDDLEEGMAKEETELRFRQLTMEYQALQRAYALLQEQVGGTLDAEREVKTREQLQAEIHRSQAQIEDLEKALAEQGQDMKWIEEKQALYRRNQELVEKIKQMEAEEARLKHDVQDVKDQNELLEFRILELEERERRSPAINFHHGPFTEGKSPLQVYCEAEGVTDIVVAELMKKLDILGDNAVSNLSNEEQVVVIQARTVLTLAEKWLQQIEVTESALQQKMLDLENEKELFSKQKGYLDDELDFRKQSLDQAHKQILELEAMLYDALQQEAGAKISELLSEEEKEKLKSAVEQWKRQVMSELRERDAQILRERMELIQHAQQRIKELEERIEGQKRQIKELEEKLSFFGHSPSGHTQKPTEGARIASTVTDRKTALITETQKETLPFQKLQISLTFCYRRWKVQSFSSFQTEAELGDVEVSAQVAPAPLAPLTEHFEKLELS; encoded by the exons ATGTCCAAGAAGGGCACCAGCAGCCGAGCTCGGGGGGAGAAGCCGGATGCCTTGGCCGCCTTGCAGGCTGCCAATGAAGAGCTCAGGGCCAAGCTCACCGACATCCAGATAGAGCTCCAGCAAGAAAAGAGTAAG GTCAGCAagttggaaagagagaaaaatcaggaagTTAAGCAGATCAAAGAGCACGAACAGCATAAAAGTACAGTGGTGGTAACAGAGCTCAAAGTCAAACTtcatgaagagaaaatgaaggagCTGCAAGCTGTTCGAGAAGCGCTTTTGAGACAGCACGAAGCTGAACTACTTagagtaataaaaattaaagataatgAAATCCAGAGACTACAGACCCTTCTCAATGCTGTACGCGATGGGGCTCCTGACAAGGTGAAAAcggtgctgctcacagaggcGAAGGAGGAGGCCAAGAAAGGGTTTGAagttgagaaaataaaaatgcagcaagaaaTTTCAGAGCTGAAGGGGGCTAAGAAACAAGTGGAAGAAGCTTTAACTATGGTCATCCAAGCTGACAAAATCAAAGCAGCCGAGATAAGGAGCGTGTATCACCTGCATCAAGAGGAAATCAACAGAATTAAGAGGGAGTGTGAGAGAGAAATTCGTAGACTG ATGGAGGAGATTAAATTTAAAGACAGAGCAGTCTACGTGCTGGAGAGAGAGTTAGGGGTTCAAGCCGGGCATGCTCAGAGACTGCAGCTCCAAAAGGAGGCTTTAGATGAACAACTTTCCCAGATCAAAGAGGCCGATCGGCATCTGAGCAGCCCCAAGCGGGAACTTCCTTATGCAAGTGGTGCAGGAGACGCTTCAGATCATTCGGGAAGCCCC TTGGATGAAAAGGATGCCCGGCGTTTCCAACTCAAAATTGCTGAGCTGAGTGCCATCATCAGGAAGCTGGAGGACCGGAACGCGCTGCTGTCGGAGGAGAGGAACGAGCTG ttaaagcGTCTTAGAGAAGCTGAAAGTCAGTATAAGCCCATTTTGGACAAAAATAAACGCCTTAGTAGGAAGAATGAAGAATTGTCACATGCCTTACGTcgaatggaaaataaattaaaatttgtaaCTCAAGAAAATATAGCAATG AGGCAAAGAGCTGGAACAATAAGGAGACCGAGCTCTTTAAATGACCTTGACCACagccaggaagaaagagaagttgATTTCCTGAGACTACAAGTTATTGAACAGCAAAATATCATCGATGAACTCTCCAAG ACCCTGGAAACTGCTGGCTACGTGAAGAGCGTCATG GAACGTGATAAGCTGTTGAGGTataggaagcaaaggaaaaaaatgacaagaattcctaag AAGCCGGTTGTGGAGACGTTTTTTGGCTACGATGAAGAAGCTTCCTTGGAGTCTGACGGTTCCTCCATCTCGTATCAAACTGACCGGACAGATCAAACCCCTTGCACTCCTGAAGATGACTTGGAAGAG GGCATGGCCAAGGAAGAGACAGAGCTGCGGTTTCGGCAGCTGACGATGGAGTACCAGGCTCTGCAACGAGCGTACGCCCTATTGCAAGAACAGGTCGGAGGAACATTGGATGCAGAACGAGAAGTTAAG ACACGTGAGCAGCTCCAAGCGGAAATCCACCGATCCCAGGCGCAGATAGAAGACCTGGAGAAGGCTCTTGCTGAGCAGGGGCAG gacATGAAGTGGATTGAGGAGAAGCAAGCGTTGTACAGAAGAAATCAAGAACTGGTAGAAAAG ATAAAACAAATGGAAGCCGAGGAAGCTCGCTTGAAACATGATGTCCAGGACGTTAAGGATCAAAATGAGCTcctggagttcaggatcctggaGCTTGAA GAGAGAGAAAGACGATCGCCTGCCATCAATTTCCATCACGGTccttttacagaggggaaaagccCTCTCCAGGTCTACTGCGAGGCAGAAGGTGTAACG GACATAGTAGTAGCAGAGCTGATGAAAAAATTGGACATTTTAGGGGATAACGCCGTAAGT AATCTGAGCAACGAAGAGCAAGTAGTTGTCATACAAGCAAGGACAGTTCTCACGCTGGCTGAAAAG TGGCTACAGCAGATAGAGGTGACGGAGTCTGCGCTGCAGCAGAAGATGCTGGATCTTGAGAATGAAAAG GAGCTGTTCAGCAAGCAGAAGGGCTACCTGGATGATGAGCTCGACTTCAGGAAACAGTCCTTGGACCAAGCTCACAAG CAAATTCTGGAATTAGAAGCCATGCTCTATGATGCCCTGCAGCAAGAAGCTGGAGCCAAAATTTCCGAACTTctttcagaagaggagaaagagaaactgaagagcGCCGTAGAGCAATGGAAGCGGCAGGTGATGAGTGAGCTCCGGGAGAGGGACGCCCAAATCCTGCGAGAAAGGATGGAGCTCATCCAACACGCACAGCAG AGAATTAAAGAGCTAGAAGAAAGAATTGAAGgccaaaaaagacaaataaaagagtTAGAGGAAAAG ctttcATTCTTTGGTCATAGTCCTTCAGGCCACACACAAAAG ccAACGGAGGGAGCTAGAATTGCTTCTACTGTCACTGACAGGAAGACAGCACTGATTACCGAGACACAAAAAGAGACATTGCCATTTCAAAAACTCCAAATATCTCTCACATTTTGCTACCGGCGATGGAAGGTGcaatctttctcctcctttcagaCTGAAGCTGAACTAGGGGACGTGGAAGTCTCTGCACAGGTGGCGCCTGCACCACTGGCCCCTCTGACCGAGCATTTTGAAAAGCTAGAACTAAGCTGA